A portion of the Cellulophaga algicola DSM 14237 genome contains these proteins:
- the pth gene encoding aminoacyl-tRNA hydrolase: MFNFIKFLSNKPKSYLEEQNTMKKYLIIGLGNIGPEYAQTRHNIGFKVLDKLAELEDLNFETAKLGAVTTLKLKGRSVLLLKPSTYMNLSGKALQYWMEKENIPLENVLVITDDINLDYGVIRVKTKGSNGGHNGLKDIQNVLNSANYNRFRFGVGADFGKGKQVDYVLGKWNDDEKAAMPERLERSAELIKSFVLAGITITMNQYNNS, from the coding sequence ATGTTTAATTTTATAAAGTTCCTTTCTAATAAACCTAAAAGCTATCTAGAAGAGCAAAATACTATGAAAAAATATTTGATCATTGGCTTAGGAAATATAGGCCCAGAATATGCCCAAACAAGACATAATATAGGATTTAAAGTACTTGACAAACTTGCTGAACTAGAAGATCTAAACTTTGAAACAGCTAAACTTGGTGCTGTTACTACCTTAAAATTAAAAGGGAGAAGCGTTTTACTCTTAAAACCATCAACCTATATGAATTTAAGTGGCAAGGCACTTCAGTACTGGATGGAGAAAGAGAACATTCCTCTTGAGAACGTGCTTGTTATTACAGATGACATCAACTTAGATTACGGTGTAATAAGAGTAAAAACCAAAGGCAGCAATGGGGGTCATAATGGATTAAAAGACATTCAAAATGTATTAAACTCTGCTAATTACAACCGATTTAGATTCGGAGTTGGAGCAGATTTTGGAAAAGGAAAACAAGTAGATTATGTTCTTGGAAAATGGAATGATGATGAAAAAGCAGCAATGCCTGAACGCTTAGAGCGATCTGCCGAATTAATAAAATCTTTTGTGCTTGCAGGTATTACTATTACTATGAATCAATACAATAATTCCTAA
- a CDS encoding 50S ribosomal protein L25/general stress protein Ctc: protein MKSITISGSKRESVGKKATKALRNAGKVPCVLYGGETPLHFSADEPAFKTLVYTPNAHTAVIEIEGGDKFDAVLQDIQFHPVTDAILHIDFYQLFADKEVTMDIPVQLKGNSPGVMNGGRLLFRKRKLTIKALPAKLPDFFDIDISKLKIGNNITVETLLKDEFTILHPENTVVVQVKSARNAVLTDEEEGEEGAEGEEGATEAAAE from the coding sequence ATGAAGTCAATTACAATCTCAGGATCTAAAAGAGAAAGCGTAGGCAAGAAAGCAACAAAAGCCTTACGTAATGCTGGAAAGGTTCCTTGCGTACTGTACGGAGGGGAAACACCATTACACTTTTCAGCGGATGAACCAGCATTCAAAACCTTAGTGTACACCCCGAACGCTCACACCGCAGTGATTGAAATCGAAGGTGGCGATAAGTTTGACGCTGTTTTACAAGACATTCAATTTCACCCAGTTACAGATGCGATCTTACATATTGATTTCTATCAGTTATTTGCTGATAAAGAAGTTACTATGGATATTCCTGTACAATTAAAAGGTAATTCTCCAGGGGTAATGAACGGTGGTCGTTTATTATTTAGAAAACGTAAATTAACTATCAAAGCATTACCAGCTAAATTGCCAGATTTCTTTGATATTGATATTTCTAAATTAAAAATTGGTAATAACATTACTGTTGAAACGTTGTTAAAAGACGAATTCACAATTTTACACCCAGAAAACACTGTTGTTGTTCAAGTTAAATCTGCTCGTAATGCAGTTCTTACTGACGAAGAAGAAGGTGAAGAAGGTGCTGAAGGCGAAGAAGGAGCAACAGAAGCTGCTGCTGAATAA
- a CDS encoding reprolysin-like metallopeptidase has protein sequence MKANLRLLFAISIFFLSFSGFGQDVFWQETAANTSDVSGKLKKLSILKAKTFRLNDADFKANLENKISSKGSHVLYFPDENGVLIPFNVQESSVMAPELAKKYPDIKSYRGVGSSDTSKNIRFSVSPKGVQSMMVDKKSSEATFMQKTDGDDYILYTRKSDDVVDANFICETKELSLSSKNISTARLVDDQVLRKYRVAISATGEYTAYHGGTKADALAAINATLTRINMVFETDLGVTLELIATTDLVIYTSATTDPYNGNLNTQTQSTLTSVIGAANYDIGHLLNEDSNGGDAGFIGSVCKDAQKGSAYSSGTTPEGDMFDLDFVAHEMGHQLGANHTWSFESEGTQVQAEPGSGTTIMGYAGISGVNNVASNGQDYFHYYSIKQISENLATTSCATEIPIVNVPPVLVALPDYTIPKGTPFVLTGNASDSDASDVLTYAWEQVDDGVVTSATFGPTNPSGALFRSQKPSTDSSRYFPKLSSVISGNLTQTNPVVNSAWETLPTIERDLNFALTVRDNASGGGQVVSDLMKVNVVENAGPFQVLSQNASLSYEAGSSQEVLWDVAQTTNSSVNAQYVDIFLSTDGGVTFSTTLADDVANDGAYTVLLPNVVTAQARIMVKASDNVFFAVNNTNFSITSSTIVLSFPALDYFICQPLDLMIPFVYEANTGFTETATFSVSGLPTGLAASFSPTTATTDGTLVDLTFTNSGAVAAGEYQIDVIATTASVTKQVTLTISIEDTSFTPVVLTLPTDGQVGAGINQVFEWLEEPSSSSYAIEIATDNAFASVVESASVLTTTYTSLGLAPNTTYYWRIKPKNNCGEGVFGSAFSFTTTNIDCKVISAKSLPITISSSGSPTIFSTISFIEDLPLSDVNVILDITHTYLADLTVKLTSPEGTTVILMANSCGENRNVNATFDQSAGSFVCGTNPAINGLVKPLGSLNSFNGESSKGDWILEISDGAGGDGGSLNGFSLELCVEGELRPDADNDGVFDDGDDMCLGTPEGQEVDTQGCPLYYFDASNFEVSLRSESCRANNDGAISISASTSLAYSVSISGNGINEVANFTTTYRLDSLQSGSYQVCISGTDGSITYEQYCFDAVITQPDELDVSAVVSSDGSTVDLGLNGADEYVVSLNGVELIVTDSTYKLSLENGINTLKVITNLPCQGSFEMEYILLDKPFIYPNPAREEVRIFTGVETNNNVIQIFALNGRLVKTVTIDRGTTELIILVTDIPSGVYVLKLQSDRLKETFKLIKQ, from the coding sequence ATGAAAGCAAACTTACGTCTACTTTTTGCAATTTCCATATTTTTTCTCTCGTTTTCTGGGTTTGGTCAAGATGTTTTTTGGCAAGAAACAGCTGCCAATACCTCAGATGTTTCTGGTAAATTAAAAAAACTGTCTATTCTGAAGGCTAAAACGTTTAGATTAAACGATGCGGACTTTAAAGCAAATCTTGAAAATAAAATTAGTTCTAAAGGAAGTCATGTTCTTTATTTTCCTGATGAAAATGGAGTTTTGATCCCATTTAATGTTCAGGAATCTTCCGTAATGGCACCTGAGTTAGCTAAGAAGTATCCTGATATTAAATCGTATAGAGGCGTAGGTAGTTCTGATACATCTAAAAATATTAGGTTTAGTGTGTCTCCAAAAGGCGTGCAAAGTATGATGGTGGATAAAAAATCTTCCGAAGCTACTTTTATGCAAAAAACAGACGGCGATGATTATATTTTATATACAAGAAAGTCTGATGATGTAGTAGATGCTAATTTTATTTGTGAGACCAAAGAGCTTAGTTTAAGTAGTAAAAATATTTCTACAGCTCGTTTGGTAGATGATCAAGTGTTGCGAAAATATAGAGTTGCTATTTCTGCAACAGGAGAATATACCGCATACCATGGGGGTACAAAGGCAGATGCATTAGCGGCCATAAATGCTACATTGACCCGAATAAACATGGTGTTTGAAACAGATTTAGGAGTTACTCTTGAGTTAATAGCAACTACAGATTTGGTAATTTATACCTCGGCAACTACGGACCCTTACAATGGAAATTTAAATACGCAAACTCAAAGTACTTTAACGAGTGTTATTGGTGCCGCAAACTATGATATAGGGCATTTGTTAAATGAAGACTCTAATGGAGGTGATGCTGGTTTTATAGGATCTGTCTGTAAAGATGCTCAAAAAGGAAGTGCTTATTCTTCAGGAACTACACCAGAAGGAGATATGTTCGATTTAGATTTTGTTGCTCATGAAATGGGACATCAACTAGGTGCTAATCACACCTGGTCTTTTGAATCTGAAGGAACCCAAGTACAAGCAGAACCTGGTAGTGGTACTACAATTATGGGGTATGCAGGTATTTCTGGGGTGAACAATGTTGCTTCTAACGGACAAGACTATTTTCATTATTATAGTATCAAACAAATTTCAGAAAATTTAGCAACGACAAGTTGCGCTACAGAAATCCCTATTGTTAACGTTCCGCCTGTACTTGTTGCGCTTCCAGATTACACTATTCCGAAAGGGACCCCCTTTGTTCTTACTGGTAATGCTTCAGATTCAGATGCTTCAGATGTATTAACCTATGCGTGGGAACAAGTAGACGACGGGGTAGTCACTAGTGCTACTTTTGGACCTACGAATCCTTCTGGTGCTTTATTTAGGTCACAGAAACCATCGACAGATTCAAGTCGTTATTTCCCAAAATTATCGAGTGTAATTAGTGGTAACCTTACGCAAACTAATCCAGTAGTTAATTCCGCTTGGGAAACATTACCAACAATAGAAAGAGATTTAAATTTTGCATTAACTGTTCGTGATAATGCCTCTGGAGGAGGGCAAGTAGTTTCAGATTTAATGAAAGTAAACGTTGTTGAAAATGCGGGTCCTTTTCAAGTGCTTTCACAAAATGCCTCGTTAAGCTATGAAGCAGGGAGTTCTCAAGAAGTTTTGTGGGACGTTGCTCAAACAACTAATTCAAGTGTAAATGCACAATATGTAGATATATTTTTGTCTACGGATGGTGGAGTTACTTTTTCGACAACCTTAGCTGACGATGTGGCTAATGACGGCGCTTATACTGTTTTGTTACCCAATGTGGTAACTGCGCAAGCCAGGATAATGGTTAAAGCAAGTGATAACGTTTTCTTTGCAGTAAACAACACTAATTTTTCAATTACGAGCAGTACGATCGTTTTAAGCTTCCCTGCTTTAGATTATTTCATTTGTCAGCCTCTGGACTTAATGATTCCTTTTGTATACGAAGCGAATACTGGATTTACAGAAACAGCTACTTTTAGTGTGTCTGGATTGCCTACTGGCTTAGCGGCAAGCTTTTCTCCAACCACAGCAACAACAGATGGTACTTTAGTAGATTTAACTTTTACGAATAGTGGTGCTGTAGCTGCTGGAGAATATCAAATAGACGTTATAGCAACTACCGCAAGTGTTACAAAACAGGTTACTTTAACTATTTCTATAGAGGATACGAGTTTTACGCCTGTGGTATTAACGTTACCGACAGATGGGCAGGTAGGTGCGGGTATTAATCAAGTTTTTGAATGGTTAGAAGAGCCTTCTAGTAGTTCTTATGCTATTGAAATTGCTACAGATAATGCATTTGCAAGTGTGGTAGAATCAGCTAGTGTATTAACGACTACCTATACTTCTTTAGGATTAGCTCCGAATACAACATATTACTGGCGTATAAAACCAAAGAATAATTGTGGAGAAGGGGTTTTTGGATCGGCATTTAGTTTTACTACTACAAATATTGATTGTAAAGTTATTTCAGCAAAAAGTTTGCCTATCACCATATCATCATCTGGTTCTCCTACGATATTTTCGACTATTTCATTTATTGAAGATTTACCACTTTCTGATGTGAATGTTATTTTAGATATTACACATACCTATTTAGCAGACCTTACAGTTAAACTGACTTCTCCAGAAGGAACAACGGTTATTTTAATGGCAAATTCTTGTGGAGAAAATAGAAATGTAAATGCCACATTTGATCAAAGTGCGGGTAGTTTTGTTTGTGGTACTAATCCTGCTATAAACGGGCTGGTAAAACCTTTAGGTTCTTTAAATTCTTTTAATGGAGAATCTTCTAAAGGCGATTGGATTTTAGAAATTAGTGATGGTGCAGGAGGTGATGGAGGGTCATTGAATGGTTTCTCTTTAGAATTATGTGTTGAAGGAGAATTGAGGCCAGATGCAGATAATGATGGGGTTTTTGATGATGGTGATGATATGTGTTTGGGGACGCCGGAAGGTCAGGAAGTAGATACACAAGGATGTCCGCTGTATTATTTTGATGCTTCTAATTTTGAAGTTAGTTTGAGAAGTGAGTCTTGTAGGGCAAATAATGATGGTGCAATTTCAATCTCTGCGAGTACATCATTAGCATATTCGGTTAGTATTTCTGGAAATGGGATTAATGAGGTTGCTAATTTTACAACAACGTATAGGTTGGATAGTTTACAATCAGGGAGCTATCAAGTCTGTATATCGGGAACAGACGGTTCTATAACGTATGAACAATATTGTTTTGATGCGGTTATTACACAACCCGACGAACTAGATGTTTCTGCTGTGGTTTCTAGTGATGGGAGTACGGTTGATTTAGGCTTAAATGGTGCAGACGAATATGTCGTTAGCCTTAATGGTGTGGAGTTAATCGTGACTGATTCTACTTATAAATTATCTTTAGAGAATGGTATTAATACGTTAAAAGTAATCACCAATTTACCATGTCAAGGGTCTTTTGAGATGGAATACATTCTGCTTGATAAACCATTTATTTACCCAAATCCTGCACGTGAAGAAGTGCGCATTTTTACAGGAGTAGAAACGAATAATAATGTGATTCAAATCTTTGCCCTAAATGGCAGATTAGTTAAAACGGTAACAATAGACCGTGGTACAACAGAATTAATAATTTTAGTAACAGACATTCCATCAGGAGTATATGTTTTAAAATTACAGAGTGATCGTTTAAAAGAGACCTTTAAATTAATTAAGCAATGA